The Candidatus Sphingomonas colombiensis genome contains the following window.
GGCGCGACGCGGAGACGTTGCTCAATTCCACCAGCGGTCTCTCTCCCGAAGCGCAGACCGAATGGACCGCGCGCGTCGCATGGATCTATTTCCTTCAGGGGCTCGATAGCGATGCCCGCCGGCTGGGCGACATCGGCGCGAACGGCATCGGCGACTGGGCAATACAGGCGCGCTGGACCTCCGCGCTCTCGGCCTGGCGTGCCGACGATTGCGCTGCGGCGACCCGCGGTTTCGAGGGTGTTTCGACCCGCGCGAGCGATACCGATCTGCGCGCCGCCGGGCTTTACTGGGCCGCGCGCGCGGATATGCGCTGCGGTCGCCCGGATCGGGTTGAGGGTCGGCTCAAGAATGCGGCGCAATATGGCGAAGCCTTTTACGGTCAGCTCGCGCGACAGGCGCTGAACATCTCAACGAAGGCGATCCAGCCGCAGCGCGTCACCGCCGACTGGGCGATGCTCGAGCGGCGCCCCAATGTGCGCGTCGCGGCCGCCTTGGTCGAAATCGGCGAAAATGACGCCGCCGATCAGGTGATCCGCCAGCAGGCGCGGATAGGTGCTCCGAATGAGTTCGCCGCCCTGATCCGGCTGACCGAGCAGATGGATCTGCCCGCGAGCGTGGTGTGGCTGGCGCACAATTGCCCGCCGGGCGTCGTCACCACCGCCGAAGCGCGATACCCCACGCCGAACTGGACGCCGGATACCGGCTGGCGCGTCGACAAGGCGCTGGTGTGGGCGCACACGCTGCAGGAATCGGGCTTCCGCAACAAGGTGGTCAGCCCGGCGGGCGCTTACGGTCTGATGCAGATCATGCCGGCGGCCGCCACCGATTACATGCGCGAACGCGGGATGACAGTGGACCGCGCCGCGCTGACCCGGCCATCCACCAACATGGATATCGGCCAGCGCCATCTCGAAAAGCTACGCGACATGGGGGTGACGCAAGGCCTGCTGCCCAAGGTGATTGCCGCCTACAACGCCGGGCCCAAGCCGGTGCAGGACTGGAATGCGATCGTTCAGGACGGCGGCGATCCGCTGCTCTACATCGAAAGCATCCCTTATTGGGAAACGCGCGGTTACGTGACGACCGTGCTACGCAATTACTGGATGTATGAGGCACAGGCCGGCCGCGCGACCTCGAGCAGCCGCTCCGCATTGGCGCAGGGCATGTGGCCGCGCTTTCCCGGCCTTCCGGGCCCGAGCGCAGTGCGCGTCAAGCTGCGCCCGCAGCAGACCGCGATCGCCGT
Protein-coding sequences here:
- a CDS encoding lytic transglycosylase domain-containing protein, with translation MATTGATATTALSAKPGVPTQLSPEQRTAYRAVFTAIREQRWQDAQIGLTAMAPGPLHSYALAELYTAKGSPRVELDPLVKLVTDAPELPQAEAVARLARARGANDLPPLPEAQRLIWQDGAPNRIRVKATRSDQVAADLAQKMQPYIKGDMGRDAETLLNSTSGLSPEAQTEWTARVAWIYFLQGLDSDARRLGDIGANGIGDWAIQARWTSALSAWRADDCAAATRGFEGVSTRASDTDLRAAGLYWAARADMRCGRPDRVEGRLKNAAQYGEAFYGQLARQALNISTKAIQPQRVTADWAMLERRPNVRVAAALVEIGENDAADQVIRQQARIGAPNEFAALIRLTEQMDLPASVVWLAHNCPPGVVTTAEARYPTPNWTPDTGWRVDKALVWAHTLQESGFRNKVVSPAGAYGLMQIMPAAATDYMRERGMTVDRAALTRPSTNMDIGQRHLEKLRDMGVTQGLLPKVIAAYNAGPKPVQDWNAIVQDGGDPLLYIESIPYWETRGYVTTVLRNYWMYEAQAGRATSSSRSALAQGMWPRFPGLPGPSAVRVKLRPQQTAIAVDGRVGAASTTISGGH